TCATGCTCAGGCCCAGGCTCAAGCTCATGCGCATGCTCAAAATCAAGCATTTAGGGCtcgcggcggtggcggcggcggcggtggtggtggtggtggaggaggaggtggtggtggcggcggcggcggcggaggtggaggtggaggaggaggaggcggaCGTGATAGGAATCGCGGATCGcgtggtggtggtggcggcggcggacAAAACTCTGGCGGCGGTAACAATTCACAGCGTGGCGATGACTTCTTTATAGCCCAACGGTTACGCAGCATTAGTGGTCCCACACATGAGCTACCACCGATCGAAGTCGCCCAGGAGACCAAGTTCTCTGGACGCAATCGTCTCTATGTTGGCAATTTGACCAATGACATTACCGATGAGGAGTTGCGCGAAATGTTTAAGCCGTACGGTGAAATAGGCGAGATATTTTCCAATCTTGAAAAAAACTTTACATTCCTTAAGGTTGACTATCATATTAATGCCGAAAAGGCCAAGCGCGCCTTAGACGGCTCAATGCGTAAGGGTCGCCAGCTTCGCGTCCGTTTCGCCCCCAACGCAACCATTTTGCGTGTTAGCAATCTGACACCGTTCGTGTCCAACGAGCTGCTCTACAAGTCCTTTGAAATATTTGGGCCCATTGAGCGGGCCAGCATTACAGTCGACGATCGTGGCAAGCATTTGGGCGAGGGCACCGTTGAgtttgccaaaaaatcatcggcCAGCGCCTGTCTGCGCTTGTGCAATGAGAAATGCTTCTTTTTAACGGCCTCGTTGCGTCCGTGCTTGGTGGAACCGATGGAGGTTAACGATGACAACGACGGATTGCCCGAGAAGGCCCTCAATAAGAAGCTGCAAGAGTTCAATCAGGAGCGCAGTGTTGGGCCCCGTTTCGCCGATCTAAATTCATTTGAGCACGAGTACGGCTCCAGGTGGAAACAGTTGCATGATCTATTCAAAAGCAAGCAAGATGCTCTCAAGCGTGAGCTCAAAATGGAAGAAGAAAAACTTGATGCTCAGATGGAGTATGCTCGCTATGAGCAAGAAACAGAGCTTTTGCGTCAAGGTTAGTATAACAGGGTAATACGAGTATCTAaatcaaatacatatttaactTCTGGCTAGCCGAAGTTTTTAAACAATCTCTACTGCTATTCAACTGTGGTTCCCCATCCAAAAAGTGGATCCACCTTCAAAACACTGAGAAACGATAATAACGGATTAGGTCCATTTCGTTCCTTATCCTTAACTATTCTCTACTTTTAACTCGACTCACAAAGCGCAACCAAATTCATAGTTGGTTAAGGCTTTTTAGATTTACATATAATTGGTGTGATGAAGTTGGGGGAAAACAAACGATAAAAGCAATTGCTTAGTCAAAAACTATCTGAatatatcgattatcgataaatcgattgttgttgatcgatacattttgacatttttatgtttatgtttacattCTGTGAATATTTAGTATACCCAAGCTGTGAATTGCAACAATCAACTATCGGCTAAATTCATACCGATAGTTTCTCagcttttcactttttaatCGCATTGCCACACCGGcaatatttcgatttttaatacatttgaATCATATATCGATTCGGACAATCAATGAATGGGAAACATTTGAGTCCATCGATATGTCAATCATttaaactattattattatcttttgTAATCACATTCACGATACTTACCTTCGATTTGTGTTTACATTATTTGCGTTCTTGCAATGTCGAATATGATGTAGCGCAACCACATTTAAgcataatacatatattttttaatattttataagtttATATATGGGCAATTCCTCCAGGGCTacgcacaaaacaaaatcaagcGACGCTTTTTAAAAAGCATGttgaatgcaaaaaaaaataaaataaaataaaatcaacataAATCCGTAACGGATTATACATCGAAGTGCTTTGCTTCTACATTGATGCATAAAAACGCATATCTCTAACTTGAGCCCAagattttaaatgaaatatcaTTAGTATATTTTACACTAGCCATTATAGACGTtatggtttttgttttattttgcgttAATCATTTACttcaaattttattcataACATTTTCTATCCAAGTATATGGAGCATCATAATTACCGTCAGTTgatctatatattttctaagTTCTTTTATTGGCTGTTGAAAAATAGGGTTTCAGGAGCATGAGAAACGCACACATTAGATGTCTGTTAGCCAGTAATTGTAAAGATTGAAAAAACCCTTAAGAGAGTTGTAAATTCGgcgaatatattttatgtatatatatatatttttgagtaTGTTGAATTTTGTCCATAATAGACTTTCTGGAACACCCATATATTATTAGATGTTTAGCTGAACAATCGTTCATGTGTGCAAGTTGTTGCTGGTGGACTTACAAGTAGCTTCTCgtgcttttttttgtgtgttgttgttgtggttttgCTGATTTAGCCAGTGGCTATGGCCTGTGCTTAATAGAGATTTATCTGTTCGGAACAGAATTAGTGCagtataattaataatttgtctATATGGTTTAATGTACCATCCCAATACTTTGTACAATTTTGGGAAGTCATGGAATTTCTTTGGTTTTAACAATAGAAAAAATGTGGTTTGTACCATTTACTAGGGATATGTGCCACATGGC
This window of the Drosophila virilis strain 15010-1051.87 chromosome X, Dvir_AGI_RSII-ME, whole genome shotgun sequence genome carries:
- the nonA gene encoding protein no-on-transient A isoform X2, producing MENSVKMDNSGNSTPLPQRQARANNQPNKNIGKHGPQKQNEGASDGGPAEKRQRFGPNNQNGGGGSVVGGGGGGGGGGGGQNQNKNFANKGGFGGGGNRNRNRGGNQNRSNFQNQNQNQKSTTDAPKADGGNLNDKSNEANNANQSNSNSAAQAQAQLQAQAQAHAQAQAQAQAHAQAQAQAHAHAQNQAFRARGGGGGGGGGGGGGGGGGGGGGGGGGGGGGGGGRDRNRGSRGGGGGGGQNSGGGNNSQRGDDFFIAQRLRSISGPTHELPPIEVAQETKFSGRNRLYVGNLTNDITDEELREMFKPYGEIGEIFSNLEKNFTFLKVDYHINAEKAKRALDGSMRKGRQLRVRFAPNATILRVSNLTPFVSNELLYKSFEIFGPIERASITVDDRGKHLGEGTVEFAKKSSASACLRLCNEKCFFLTASLRPCLVEPMEVNDDNDGLPEKALNKKLQEFNQERSVGPRFADLNSFEHEYGSRWKQLHDLFKSKQDALKRELKMEEEKLDAQMEYARYEQETELLRQELRKRESDNERKKLEWEMREKQAEEMRKREEETMRRHQTEMQSRMVRQEEDMRRRQQENTLFMQAQQLNSLLDQQEGFGGGNGGGGGGGGGGGGVGNSNFDNFGGNSNSPFEVFRGNNNSSMAGNNAGPGANNQQQDSFAAFEFGVNNMNQGGNQRGNNGGNNVPWGRRRF